One genomic segment of Sebastes fasciatus isolate fSebFas1 chromosome 17, fSebFas1.pri, whole genome shotgun sequence includes these proteins:
- the vps45 gene encoding vacuolar protein sorting-associated protein 45 encodes MNVTLAVKQYISKMIESSGPGMKVLLMDKETTSIVSVVYTQSEILQKEVYLFERIDSQNRDSMKHLKAICYLRPTKDNVEHLIQELRRPKYSVYFIYFSNVISKSEIKALAEADEQEVVAEVQEFYGDFIAVNPHLFSLNLHGVARGRSWEPTMLSRCTQGLTSVLLALKKCPVIRYQLSSDMTKRLAESVKQIITKEYELFDFRKTEVPPLLLILDRSDDAITPLLNQWTYQAMVHELLGLNNNRIDLSRVPGISKDLKEVVLSAENDEFYANNLYLNFGEIGTNIKNLMEDFQKRKPKEQQKLESISDMKAFVDNYPQFKKMSGTVSKHVTVVGELSRLVSERQLMEVSEAEQELSCQNDHSNAQQSVRRMLQNPRLSELDAVRLVMLYALRYERHSNSILPALMDELSRRGVSERHRRMVKSVVEYGGKRVRGSDLITPTDAVAITKQFFKGLKGVENVYTQHQPLLHDTLDQLIKGRLKDSQFPYLGASSLRDRPQDIVVFVIGGAMYEEALTVYNLNRSTPGVRIVLGGSSIHNTKSFLEEVMSTAGPSGDRAQGSSRQGSRR; translated from the exons ATGAACGTGACGCTGGCGGTGAAGCAGTACATCTCCAAGATGATCGAGAGCAGCGGGCCCGGGATGAAGGTGCTGCTGATGGACAAGGAGACG accaGTATAGTGAGCGTGGTCTACACTCAGTCAGAGATCCTGCAGAAGGAGGTCTACCTGTTTGAACGCATCGACTCTCAGAACAGAGACAGCATGAAGCATCTGAAGGCCATCTGCTACCTGAGACCCACCAAG GACAATGTGGAACATCTGATCCAGGAGCTGCGGAGACCAAAGTACAGCGTCTACTTCATCT actTCAGTAATGTGATCAGCAAGAGTGAGATCAAAGCTCTGGCTGAGGCTGATGAACAGGAAGTGGTGGCTGAAGTCCAG GAGTTTTATGGAGACTTCATCGCTGTGAATcctcacctgttctcactcaACCTGCATGGAGTCGCCAGG GGTCGGAGCTGGGAGCCCACCATGTTGTCTCGGTGCACTCAGGGTTTGACCTCCGTCCTGCTCGCTCTGAAGAAATGTCCAGTCATTCGCTACCAGCTGTCCTCCGACATGACCAAACGCCTCGCCGAGAGCGTCAAG CAAATCATCACCAAGGAGTACGAGCTGTTTGACTTCAGGAAGACCGAAGTTCCCCCTCTGCTGCTGATCCTCGATCGCAGCGACGACGCCATCACGCCGCTGCTCAACCAg TGGACGTACCAGGCCATGGTCCACGAGCTGCTGGGTCTGAACAACAACCGGATCGACCTGTCGAGGGTCCCGGGGATCAGCAAAGACCTGAAGGAGGTGGTTCTGTCTGCAGAGAACGACGAGTTCTACGCCAAC aacTTGTACCTGAACTTCGGAGAAATCGGCACCAACATTAAAAACCTGATGGAAGATTTTCAGAAGAGGAAACCGAAAGAACAACAGAAGCTAGAGTCCATCAGTGATATGaag GCCTTCGTAGATAACTACCCTCAGTTTAAGAAGATGTCGGGGACGGTGTCCAAACATGTGACGGTGGTGGGGGAGTTGTCTCGTCTGGTGTCGGAGCGTCAGCTGATGGAGGTGTCGGAGGCAGAGCAGGAGCTGTCCTGTCAGAACGACCACTCCAACGCACAGCAG AGCGTCCGCCGGATGCTGCAGAATCCTCGTCTGTCAGAGCTGGACGCCGTCCGTCTCGTCATGCTCTACGCTCTGAGATACGAACGCCACAGCAACAGCATCCTGCCGGCCCTGATGGACGAGCTGAGCAGGAGAGGCGTGTCCGAGCGCCACCGCAGG ATGGTGAAGTCGGTGGTGGAGTACGGCGGGAAGAGAGTCCGAGGAAGTGACCTCATCACGCCGACAGACGCTGTCGCCATCACCAAACAGTTTTTCAAAGGCCtcaaa ggtgTAGAGAATGTGTACACTCAGCATCAGCCTCTTCTTCATGACACTCTGGATCAGCTGATCAAAGGTCGACTGAAGGACAGTCAGTTCCCGTACCTGGGCGCCAGCAGCCTCCgagacag gccTCAGGACATCGTGGTGTTTGTGATTGGTGGAGCCATGTATGAAGAAGCTCTGACTGTTTACAACCTGAACCGAAGCACACCTGGAGTCCGTATCGTCCTGGGAGGAAGTAGCATCCACAACACCAAGAG TTTCCTGGAGGAAGTGATGTCGACGGCGGGTCCCAGCGGCGACAGAGCACAAGGAAGTAGTCGCCAGGGCAGCAGGCGCTGA